ACATAAAATGTCAGGCTCAATATCAAAGGCTTGGTGAGTAAACCATTCGCCGCTTCGCCCCATACCATTAGGGATGTCATCAATGATCAACAGGACGTTGTGTTTGTCACAAATCTCTCTGATTCGCTTCCAATATGCTTTGGTAGGTACTTGCACGTCAGTGTTCCGTACCGCTTCAGCGATAAATGCACCAATGCCGCCTTCTTTTTCTATGACATATTCCAAGTAATCAGCGTAGTGAACGTCACTGGCTTGGTCTTGGTTATTGTCATTGTTAGAAGCATTAGGATTAGGATTAGTAAAAGCACCACGGTAGGAAACGGCAGGAGGGATTCGCTCTACACCAGCCATTAAAGGTCCCATTCCTTCTCGAAAACACGCTTCGCCTCCAACAGAAATGGCATCTAAAGATGCGCCATGGAATGAGTCCCATAGGGATACTACTTTGAAATTATTGGTCACATGGCGTGCCAGCTTTAATGCCATGCCAATCACTGAAGTGCCCCCAGGCGCAAATAACACTCGGTTTAGCTCACCCCCACAAATCTGAGTGAGTTTTTCCGCGCATTGAACGGCCGTTTCATTCGTAAATCGGCGAGGGGAAAAAGGCAATGAAGCCATTTGTTCAGTGATTTTTTTGATGATATGTGGATGCCCATGACCAAGCTGATGGACGCTATTGCCATGAAAATCCATATATTTTTTGCCAGACGAGTCTTGCAGGTAGATACCATCAGCTGCCTCTAAAGAGTCAAGACAGGGCGTAGACATGGCTTGGTGGAGGAACACTTCAGAATCACGCCTCAACAAAGCTTGGGTCGCTTGATGATTTAAAGATTCGTTCCAAGTTTGTCTTGCAGGTGTTGTGTTTACATCACCCTCACTGCGAAAGTGTGTGGCTGATGTTGCTGGTTCGTTTGATGCACGAGTAAGTACAGGGTTAGCAGTTACTTTATTGGTATCAGTTGGGGTACCAATTTCTACAGAATCAGTCATTAGCGAACTTCCCAGTACATAGCTTTTTCAACCGCGACAATTAGACGCTCAATATCAGCAGGGTACACTTCGCCAATATTGCCAATTCGAAAGCATTCGGCATTAGATACTTTGCCAGGGTAGATAACAAAGCCCTGCGCTTTTAATCGGTCATAAAACTCTTTGAATTGGTAGTCACTATGGGCTGGAGAATAGAATGAAGTAATAATAGGTGAGTGCAATTCATCGTTGAGAAGTGGTTCAAAACCCAATGAGCTCATGCCTGCAACCAGTGTGGTTTGATTTGTGTGATAGCGTTGATGCCTAGCCGCAATTCCACCTTCTTGTTCCAATTCAATTAACGCTTGGTAGAACGCTCGAACGGTATGGGTTGGTGAGGTAAAACGCCACTTTCCATGGTTCACTTCCATACAGTGCCATTGGTCGTAAAGATCCAAGCTTAATGAGCGAGCTTGTCCTTTACACTGCTCTAATTCTGATTGTTTTGCGATGACAAATCCAAAGCCAGGAACGCCCTGAATACACTTATTGGCGGAGCTGATCATATAGTCAATTCCTAACTCGGCAATATCCATCGGGATGCCACCAAAGCTCGACATCGCATCTAAAATTACGGTTTTATGATGTTGTTTGGCGAGTGTGGAGATTCGTTCTATTGGGTTTAACATGCCCGTTGTCGTTTCGCAGTGCACAATAGCAACGTGGGTGATGCTTGAGTCCGTAGCCAATACCTTTTCCATTTCATTTAAGTCAGGCTGGGAAGTTTCACCAGGGGAAACGACATGGCAAGGAATGTTTAAATAGTCCGCTATCTGAGCGATGCGTGCACCATAAGCGCCATTATCCACAACAAGTAATTTACCGTTTTTGCCAATCACACTGCCGATAGTGGCTTCAACAGATGCAGTACCACTGCCTTGCATTAAAACGCTTGTGTAACCATGCTGCTTGGTCGCCAGTGATACTAGTTTCTGACGAATAACCTCCACCACTTCTTTATTGTATTCATCATCCCAAGTGCACCAATCTTTAAGCATGGCTTGACGCACTGTATCAGAAGTCGACAAAGGACCAGGTGTAAGCAGCAAGTAATCATTCTTCATTTTAATTTCCATTTGGACTATACCAGAAAGTAGCTATTACTTTAGCAACCGATATTAGGTTGGGTAAAGGCTCTGCAAAGTAATTTAATAAAAGCTTCATATTGATACTTAACGGTCAGCTATTCGCTTAGTTTATATCTTGAAATTGCCATTTTTTGTTCATGTAACCGTCACAAACCTGTTTTAGGTTAATACTCAATAACTGGTACATACCAATAAGATTCGCAATCTAGTCAGAATCCGTGTGCTGATTATTTACTAATTCATTGATAGACAAACAACATTGCCTAATTGGAGAAGATAATGAAAAACCGTTTAATGAAAGGATCACTTGCTGCACTTGTATCATTACTTGCGAATAATGCACTTGCTGCACAGGAAGTGACGGTTTACACGGCTTTTGAAACCGACATTCTTGCGAAGTACAAAACTGCATTCGAAAACGAAAATCCAGATGTGGAAATCAAATGGGTGCGTGATTCAACGGGTATTATGACGGCAAAATTGCTTGCTGAAAAAAACAACCCAAGAGCAGAAGTGGTATGGGGACTTGCTGGTTCTTCAATGGCACTGTTGAAAAACGAAGGTATTCTGACGCCTTATACACCACAAGGTGTGGAGTCATTAAAAACTAGTTTGAACGACCCTCAATCAAGCCAAGCTTGGTTTGGTAACGACGCTTTCTTTAATGCCGTTTGCTTCAATGAAATCGTTGCAAAACAGCTTAACCTACCAGAGCCTAAAACTTGGGAAGACTTAACCAACCCTGTTTATAAAGGTCATATTGCTATGCCAAACCCTGCGTCTTCAGGAACGGGGTACATGCAAGTATCAGCTTGGCTGCAAAATATGGGTGAAGACCAAGGTTGGAACTACATGAATAAGCTTGATAAGAATATTGCACACTACACGCACTCTGGCTCTAAGCCTTGTGTACAAGCTGGTATGGGCGAAGTGGCAATTGGTATTTCTATGGCTAGCCGTGGCGCAAAATTAAAGACTCAAGGCGCACCACTGGCAGTGATTACACCTAAAGGTATTGGTTGGGAATCAGAAGCTGTAGGCTTGGTGAAGCCATCAGATGCGGCGAAGAGAGTCGTAGATTGGTCTATCTCTAAATCGGCAAACGAATTGTACATTGAGATGTACCCAGTGGTAGGGCACCAAGATGTCACAGCAACGGTGAAGAATTTCCCAAATGTAGAAAAGAACATGGCAAAAATGGACTTTGCACGTATGGGTAATGAGCGTGCACAAGTACTGAAAACATGGTCTGAAAAGTTTGATTCAAAATCTGAGCCTAAATCTTAACTTACTGAGCTGCTTAGTTCATTGGCTGTTTAGTTAATGAGCCTTCTAGTTTATTAGCTTACGAGATTATTAGCTCTGCAGCCCATGAGAAGTTAGGAATCTGTACAGGAAGGCTTCGGTCTTCCTTTTTTAGTTTACGCCTTTAAGTTTTAGGTAAGGTACAAAAATGACAAAGCACTACTCATATTGGTTCAAGCAAGCATTGGAACAGGAATTTGGCAGCATCAATGCGGGGCTAGAATCCGCTAAACCGCTTCAAAAAGACGTTAACTGTGATATCGCCATTGTCGGCGGTGGTTACACCGGCTTATGGACGGCGGTTTTAATCAAACAACAACAGCCCGAAAAACATGTTGTAGTGATTGAAAAAGGCTTGTGTGGCAGCGGTGCATCTGGAGCGAACGGTGGATGCATGCTGACTTGGTCGACTAAGTACCCAACGCTGAAGAAGCTTTATGGGAAAGAGCAAGCCAAATGGTTGGTTAAGGAATCTGAAAAGGTCATTTACGAAATTGAAGCTTTCTGTAACGAACACAAAATTGATGCTCACCTTTATCGAAGTGGTACTTACTACACAGCGACCAATGAAGCTCAAAAAGGTGGAATGGACCCCGTCGTGAATGAGTTGGCCAAGCAGGGCATTAATAGCTGGAAGAAGTGTGATCACTCCTTGTCTGAAAAAGCGGGTTCAAATAGCCACATTGAAGGCTATTACTCTGAAGCGGCAGGCAGTGTGCAACCGGCTTTATTAGCGAGAGGCTTGCGCCGTGTCGCGCTCGATTTAGGTGTTGAAATTCACGAAAATACAGAGATGACTTCCCTCGATTACGGATCGCCAGCACGTATCCAAACCAAGGGCGGGTCCATATTAGCAGGTAAAGTGATTTTAGCGCTCAATGCCTGGATGCTCGATCATTTTAAAGAGTTCAAACACAGCATTGTGGTTGTATCGTCAGATATGGTTGTGACCAAACCTATTCCAAAAAAGCTTAAACAGTTTGGACCTGAGAAAGGGGCGGCAGTGGTGGATTCTCGTATCTTTGTACATTACTACCGTGATACCCAAGATGGACGACTCATGTTGGGTAAAGGCGGCAATAAATTCTCGTTTGCCAATAAAGTCGAAACCATGTTTAACCAAACGACTGATTATTTGCCGATTCTTCATCAATCCTTCCAAAAGCTGTTTCCTAAACTGGAGCAGAGTGAATTCGATTACAACTGGTCTGGCGGTTCAGATCGTTCGGTCACAGGGTTGCCATTTTTCGGTAACCTAAAAGATCAACCCAACATCTATTATGGGCTTGGATATTCAGGTAACGGCGTCGCGCAAACCCGCATGGGTGGCAAAACTTTATCTTCAATGGTGTTAGGAGTGGATAACGAGTGGACGCGCAGTGGCTTAACTAGCGGTCCACGAGGCTATTTCCCGCCAGAGCCGTTTCGGTGGGTAGGGGCAATGATGGTTAGAGATGCCGTTCGCCGAAAAGAAAATGCAGAAGATGCGAATCAGCGCCCAATGTGGCTAGATAAGCAATTGGCTAAACTTGCTGGAGCAGCTGGCAAAGCTGATAAAGTAGAGTCTTAGATTTGATCAGGATTAACCTAAACGGACCAAATAAGTGAGAAAAGGTATGATAACTCCACTGTATGTATTTGACCTAGATGAAACGCTACTCGATGGCGATAGCACAATGATTTGGAACGAGTTTCTTATTGAAAAAGGTATCGTAAAAGATCCTAACTTCCTTCAAGAAGACAAGCGTTTAATGGATCTCTACTCTCAAGGTTCACTCTCTATGGAAGAGTACCTTGAATTTGCGATGGCACCGCTCAGTAGCAAAAGCAAAGATGACGTTGCTCGATTGGTGGAAGAGTGTGTAAAAAGCAAAGTGCTAGGACGAATTTTCCCCCAAGCACTGGAACTGATTCAGACACTCAAGAAGCATGGTCACCCAATCATCATTGTGTCAGCGACGGTTGCATTTATTGTTGATTGTGTTGCTCAGAAACTCGACATACCGAATGCTATTGGCATTGAATTGGTTGAAGAATCGGGAAAGTACACAGCGAAAATTGCAGGTACTCCCAGTTATCAGCAAGGTAAAGTTGTGCGCCTGCAAGAGTGGATGGACTCTCAGAATCAATCCTTTAATCAACTTCATTTCTATACTGACTCGATCAATGACTTGCCAATGTGTGAATTCGCGGACCGAGCGTATTTGGTTAACCCTTGTGAACGTATTGCGCCATATGCAGAGCCAAACCAATGGCAAGTTTTGAATTGGGGTCGATTAGCCTGCTGATAAAATGGTGGGTGACTTCGGGTTTAAATTACGAAATTTAAAACGGCTGGAACTTGGGAGAGTCCCCCTAAGGTCTTGAATAAAAATAGTAATAAGAATAAATAAATGAAGCTTTCATCCCTATTGAAACAAGTGGGTGGAAGCTTTGTTGTTAATAGCCCAGCCGAGTTTTCTGCAGGGTATTTTGTTTGCAATATAACTGTCACTTACCTTCTATAAATTTGTCACTCAACTGCAATATTCAAAGTTTAAATTTGGTATATACCATTTAAAGAGTGCTGTAGCATGAGCAACCAACCTTACTTAAATATTGAAAACGTTGTAAAACAGTTTGGTCAATTTACTGCGTTAAAGCAGATCTCCTTATCGATAGAAAAAGGAGAGTTTGTGTGTTTCCTTGGTCCCTCAGGCTGTGGCAAAACGACATTACTCCGAGCGATCGCAGGCTTAGATCTTCCAACGTCAGGGGCTATTCATCAAAATGGCTCTGATACGACTTTTCTTCCTCCTGAAAAACGAGATTTTGGGATCGTATTCCAGTCTTATGCGTTGTTCCCAAACTTAACGGTTCAAGAAAACATTGCGATTGGGCTAAAGAATCAAGGTATGTCCAACCAAGATGCGCTATCAAAAGTGGAAGCGTGGTTAGAGACAATTGGGCTACCATCGTCAGCACATAAATACCCGAACCAATTATCGGGAGGACAGCAGCAGCGTGTCGCTCTGGCTCGTGCTTTAGCCTTATCTCCTGGTTTGTTATTGCTAGATGAACCTTTATCTGCCCTTGATGCAAAAGTGCGTACTCACTTACGAGATGAAATCTGCCAATTACAACGTAAGTTGGGGATAACGACGATCATGGTGACTCATGATCAAGATGAAGCGCTAACCATGGCAGATCGTATTGTTGTCATGAACCATGGTGTGATAGAGCAAGTTGGCGCTCCGCAAGACATTTATCAAAAACCAGCAAGTCGTTTTGTCGCAGAATTTGTAGGCACAATGAACTTCATTCAAGCGTCAGTGGCGACGAATTATAAAATACGAATCGCTGAGTCGATGCTGTCTTTACCTGTTCTCGATAATTTATCTCCAAAGCAAGGGGATCGGTTTGACCTAGCTGTTCGCCCGGAACAGCTTCAATTTGTTGATCACTTCAATGACTCATTACCCGTTCGAATTCTATCTTGTGAATTTTTAGGCGCGTTTTATCGAGTGGAGTGTGAATTGCAGCATGACGCACTAGCCAAAGACATTGTTGTGGACATCTCGGTTAAAGAATTCAATAAGTTGAAACTGCGCCGAGGTGATATTCGTTATATCGAGTTTGATAAAGAGGGCTTAAGAGCTTACCCGTCGAACTCCATTGGCTCTCAAACTGGCGATAGTCGAAAAAATAGCAGCGACGGTAATCAATCCATGAATCAATCAGCCTCAAAAGGCTTAAAGAAAACAGAGGCGGCTTGAGATGAGCATGGAAATAGCCCCAATGCGTTCCCCCAAACTTAGAGCCAACGCTTTCATGGCGAGAATGAGCAAAGATAATGTCATTCTTATTGCATTACTGGCTTTATTAACCTTAATGATGTCACTGTTCATTTTAATGCCGCTTTGGGCGATGCTCAAAAAAAGTGTGCAGAATAATGATGGAGATTTTGTTGGTTTAGAAAATTTTGCTACCTACTTCTCTTCACAGAGCTTATGGCAGTCGGTTGGTAATACATTCACTTTAGGTGTGTTGGTCACCGTGATTGTTGGTGTGTTGGCGTTTGGCTACGCGTATGCGATTACTCGATCCTGTATGCCCTTTAAGGGTCTCTTTCAAGTGTTGGGGTCAGCACCTATTCTTGCTCCTTCATTACTTCCAGCGATCAGTTTGATCTTTCTCTTTGGTAATCAAGGTATCGCCAAAGAGGTGTTAGGTGGGCATTCGATCTATGGATTAATTGGTGTCTCAATTGGATTGATTTTCTGGACCTTTCCACATGCATTAATGATCCTCACTACATCGTTAAGAACATCGGATGCTCGTTTATATGAAGCAGCAAGGGCATTGAATACTTCGCCTTTGAAAACCTTTTTTATGGTGACATTACCTGCGGCAAAATATGGTTTGATAAGCACTTTGATTGTGGTGTTTACCTTAGTGGTATGTGACTTTGGTGTGCCAAAGGTGATTGGTGGCAACTACAATGTCTTATCCACTGATATTTTCAAGCAAGTGGTTGGTCAGCAGAATTTTTCTATGGGTGCAGTGACAAGTATTTTACTGCTGGCTCCTGCACTGTTGGCGTTTGGTGTTGACCGCTGGGTTCAAAAGAAACAAAAAAGTCTGTTTGATACCCGCTCAGTCGCCTACCAGCCAGAGCCGAATTCCATTCGAGATGGGATCTGTTTTGTCTATTGCCTTATGATCTCTGTAGCGGTTATCACTGTTTTAGGCATGGCGATTTATGGCTCTATGGTGACATTCTGGCCTTGGAATAAAACCCTAACGCTGAATAATTATAACTTTGCTGAAATGAGTACCTATGGGTGGACGCCATTTTTTAATTCACTCACGTTAGGAGCTTGGACAGCCATTATTGGTACAGTGGTTATCTTTATTGGTGCTTATTGCATTGAAAAAGGACGAGCTTTTGCGCCTATTCGTCAAGTGATGCAGATGGTCAGTGTCGTGCCGATGGCAGTTCCTGGAATGGTGTTGGGTCTTGGGTATATCTTCTATTTTAATGATGTGACTAACCCACTTAATGTGCTGTATGGCACCATGACATTCCTAGTGATTAATACTATTGTGCACTATTACACAGTCGGCCACATGACGGCGTTAACGGCATTGAAGCAAATACCCGCCGAGGTTGAAGCCACCGCGGCTTCCGTTAACCTGCCTCAATACAAGTTGTTTTTTAAGGTCACAGTGCCCGTCTGTTTACCAGCAATTTTAGATATTGCGACTTATCTTTTTATTAATGCACTAACCACCACCTCTGCTGTAGTATTCTTATATTCAACAGATACGATTCCTGCCTCGGTTTCAGTATTGAATATGGATGATGCTGGGCAAACCGGTGCAGCGGCGGCAATGGCAGTGATGATCATGTTATCAGCCGCAACCGCAAAGCTTATGCACATGGTAACGAATAAGCTCTGTGAAAAAAGAACTCAAGCTTGGCGTAAGCGTTAGTGGTTTAGGCTCTGTAAATATCGCTGAAGAAAGCTACTGCTTAAGAAAACTTTTACTAAAGAAGAACAGAGCTAAAGAAAAATTCAGCTTAGGCAGTGCTAGTAAGCGAATGCTCCGTAAAAGAACGATATAAAGGAAAGTAAGTGCAGTACGTTAAAATTAAAGATGTCATCGTTGAACAGATTGAGTCGGGGATGTTGTCATCAAGACAAAAACTTCCGGCTGAACGTAAGCTTGCCGAATCGTTTGATACTACTCGTGTCACATTGCGCGAAGCTTTGTCACTGCTTGAAGCGGAAGGCAAAATTTATCGAGAAGACCGCCGCGGTTGGTTTATCTCTCCATCGCCTTTGCGTTATGACCCAACACAAACACTTAATTTTACCAATATGGCATTGTCGCAAGATCGTAAGCCCAAAACGGAACTCGTTTCAGCTAAAAGTATGCTCGCGACAAAACAAGCTGTGAATTTGTTAAAACTGCCTCCTTTCTCCGATGTCTACAAAGTCGATCGTGTTCGGTATTTAGAAGATCGCCCTGTGGTGTATGTAACAAACTTTATTAGACCAGAGTTATTCCCTAATTTACTCGATCACGACTTATCCAAGTCATTAACGGATATTTACCGTGAACATTTTGGTGTGGTGTATCAGAAAATTCGTTATCGCGTCAGTACAACATCCTTACTCGGAGAAACAGCCCAAGCTTTGCGTGCAACGTCTGGTTCGCCCGCAATGGTGGTAGAGCGTGTAAATTACAATCAGAAGGGCGACTTGATAGATTGCGATATTGAATACTGGCGACATGATGCGATCAGCATAGAGTCAGTTGCTGAATTAGAGCGTTAACGCTAGAAGATAAAAATTAAGAAAACTCGATCATATATTCTGATTTATCGTAATAGGCTTCCTTCTGGGAGGCCTTTTTTATAAGCAATGCTCAAGGAATAAAAATGGAAGTGGCAGCCGTCATCATTGTGGTTTTTTCTGCATTGTTACATGCAGGGTGGAATATTTTAGGAAAATCAAATCAAGGTTCAGGCTCTGCATTTTTCCTCGCATCAGGCTCTGCAGCCGCGTTACTGTTAACGCCTTATTTGTTTTGGTATTCAATGACATTGGGCTTCGAGAAAATCCCCAATGCTTTTTGGATGCTGGTATTTCTTAGTGGGATTTTTCAAATTGTTTATTTAATTGGCTTAGGGATGGCTTATAAACAGGCAGATATTGGTGCCATTTATCCAATGGCACGAGCATTACCGGTACTAATGGTCGGTTTTGGTACCGTTTTGATTGGCTATGAGCTTTCTGTTAATCAGTGGTTGGGGTTTGTGTTGATCACAATAGGCTGTTTGTTTGTTCCGCTTAAAAGCTTTAGAGACTTACGATTCAAAGCTTATTTGAACCTGGGCGTGTTATGGGCACTTATTGCCGCCATTGGTACTACGGGTTATTCCATTATTGATAAAGAAGCCCTTTTGTTACTGGACCCTTTAAGCACATCAGCGATTACTAACAAGCACACGGCGGTTTTCTATTTAGGCGTTCAGTTCTGGGCGATTGTTGTACCGCTGGGCTTGTGGCTATTGGTGACGAACCAAAAAACAGAGTTCGATAGTGCCTGGGTAATGCGTAAGCGTGCAACCGCGGCTGGCATTATGATGGCTGCGACTTATGGCTTAGTCTTGTTTGCAATGACTATAACAGAGAATGTCAGTTTGGTTGTGGCGCTAAGGCAAGTGAGTATCATTTTCGGTGTAGTGATGGGGATCTACTTTTTAAAGGAAAAGTGGCACATGACTCGTGGTGTCGGTGTTGTTCTGATTATCACAGGCTTAGTTACCTCACTGATTTAAAATAGTTTTTATATTACACACCCGCCTTTAATGTGACTTTACAGTCACATTTTTCTTATTGATAGCAAACGTTTTACTAATGTTAAAGATGTGATCCTTCTCATAGACAAGGTTGCAAAGTTACCGGTAACATCCACCC
This Vibrio gallaecicus DNA region includes the following protein-coding sequences:
- a CDS encoding HAD family hydrolase; the protein is MITPLYVFDLDETLLDGDSTMIWNEFLIEKGIVKDPNFLQEDKRLMDLYSQGSLSMEEYLEFAMAPLSSKSKDDVARLVEECVKSKVLGRIFPQALELIQTLKKHGHPIIIVSATVAFIVDCVAQKLDIPNAIGIELVEESGKYTAKIAGTPSYQQGKVVRLQEWMDSQNQSFNQLHFYTDSINDLPMCEFADRAYLVNPCERIAPYAEPNQWQVLNWGRLAC
- the phnR gene encoding phosphonate utilization transcriptional regulator PhnR — protein: MQYVKIKDVIVEQIESGMLSSRQKLPAERKLAESFDTTRVTLREALSLLEAEGKIYREDRRGWFISPSPLRYDPTQTLNFTNMALSQDRKPKTELVSAKSMLATKQAVNLLKLPPFSDVYKVDRVRYLEDRPVVYVTNFIRPELFPNLLDHDLSKSLTDIYREHFGVVYQKIRYRVSTTSLLGETAQALRATSGSPAMVVERVNYNQKGDLIDCDIEYWRHDAISIESVAELER
- a CDS encoding aspartate aminotransferase family protein → MTDSVEIGTPTDTNKVTANPVLTRASNEPATSATHFRSEGDVNTTPARQTWNESLNHQATQALLRRDSEVFLHQAMSTPCLDSLEAADGIYLQDSSGKKYMDFHGNSVHQLGHGHPHIIKKITEQMASLPFSPRRFTNETAVQCAEKLTQICGGELNRVLFAPGGTSVIGMALKLARHVTNNFKVVSLWDSFHGASLDAISVGGEACFREGMGPLMAGVERIPPAVSYRGAFTNPNPNASNNDNNQDQASDVHYADYLEYVIEKEGGIGAFIAEAVRNTDVQVPTKAYWKRIREICDKHNVLLIIDDIPNGMGRSGEWFTHQAFDIEPDILCIGKGLGGGLIPIAAMITKDKFNTATQVSLGHYTHEKSPLGCAAALATIEVIEQEKLLDKTQSDSKFMREQLLRMKEKYPVIGDVRGIGLLWGVELVTDKTAKTRAFDEAEATLYQCLNNGLSFKVSQGNVIQLSPPLIISRADLQAALNIFENAIQQVCIDFNYI
- the phnW gene encoding 2-aminoethylphosphonate--pyruvate transaminase, coding for MKNDYLLLTPGPLSTSDTVRQAMLKDWCTWDDEYNKEVVEVIRQKLVSLATKQHGYTSVLMQGSGTASVEATIGSVIGKNGKLLVVDNGAYGARIAQIADYLNIPCHVVSPGETSQPDLNEMEKVLATDSSITHVAIVHCETTTGMLNPIERISTLAKQHHKTVILDAMSSFGGIPMDIAELGIDYMISSANKCIQGVPGFGFVIAKQSELEQCKGQARSLSLDLYDQWHCMEVNHGKWRFTSPTHTVRAFYQALIELEQEGGIAARHQRYHTNQTTLVAGMSSLGFEPLLNDELHSPIITSFYSPAHSDYQFKEFYDRLKAQGFVIYPGKVSNAECFRIGNIGEVYPADIERLIVAVEKAMYWEVR
- a CDS encoding EamA family transporter — protein: MEVAAVIIVVFSALLHAGWNILGKSNQGSGSAFFLASGSAAALLLTPYLFWYSMTLGFEKIPNAFWMLVFLSGIFQIVYLIGLGMAYKQADIGAIYPMARALPVLMVGFGTVLIGYELSVNQWLGFVLITIGCLFVPLKSFRDLRFKAYLNLGVLWALIAAIGTTGYSIIDKEALLLLDPLSTSAITNKHTAVFYLGVQFWAIVVPLGLWLLVTNQKTEFDSAWVMRKRATAAGIMMAATYGLVLFAMTITENVSLVVALRQVSIIFGVVMGIYFLKEKWHMTRGVGVVLIITGLVTSLI
- a CDS encoding putative 2-aminoethylphosphonate ABC transporter permease subunit produces the protein MRSPKLRANAFMARMSKDNVILIALLALLTLMMSLFILMPLWAMLKKSVQNNDGDFVGLENFATYFSSQSLWQSVGNTFTLGVLVTVIVGVLAFGYAYAITRSCMPFKGLFQVLGSAPILAPSLLPAISLIFLFGNQGIAKEVLGGHSIYGLIGVSIGLIFWTFPHALMILTTSLRTSDARLYEAARALNTSPLKTFFMVTLPAAKYGLISTLIVVFTLVVCDFGVPKVIGGNYNVLSTDIFKQVVGQQNFSMGAVTSILLLAPALLAFGVDRWVQKKQKSLFDTRSVAYQPEPNSIRDGICFVYCLMISVAVITVLGMAIYGSMVTFWPWNKTLTLNNYNFAEMSTYGWTPFFNSLTLGAWTAIIGTVVIFIGAYCIEKGRAFAPIRQVMQMVSVVPMAVPGMVLGLGYIFYFNDVTNPLNVLYGTMTFLVINTIVHYYTVGHMTALTALKQIPAEVEATAASVNLPQYKLFFKVTVPVCLPAILDIATYLFINALTTTSAVVFLYSTDTIPASVSVLNMDDAGQTGAAAAMAVMIMLSAATAKLMHMVTNKLCEKRTQAWRKR
- a CDS encoding putative 2-aminoethylphosphonate ABC transporter substrate-binding protein, which encodes MKNRLMKGSLAALVSLLANNALAAQEVTVYTAFETDILAKYKTAFENENPDVEIKWVRDSTGIMTAKLLAEKNNPRAEVVWGLAGSSMALLKNEGILTPYTPQGVESLKTSLNDPQSSQAWFGNDAFFNAVCFNEIVAKQLNLPEPKTWEDLTNPVYKGHIAMPNPASSGTGYMQVSAWLQNMGEDQGWNYMNKLDKNIAHYTHSGSKPCVQAGMGEVAIGISMASRGAKLKTQGAPLAVITPKGIGWESEAVGLVKPSDAAKRVVDWSISKSANELYIEMYPVVGHQDVTATVKNFPNVEKNMAKMDFARMGNERAQVLKTWSEKFDSKSEPKS
- a CDS encoding FAD-dependent oxidoreductase, which encodes MTKHYSYWFKQALEQEFGSINAGLESAKPLQKDVNCDIAIVGGGYTGLWTAVLIKQQQPEKHVVVIEKGLCGSGASGANGGCMLTWSTKYPTLKKLYGKEQAKWLVKESEKVIYEIEAFCNEHKIDAHLYRSGTYYTATNEAQKGGMDPVVNELAKQGINSWKKCDHSLSEKAGSNSHIEGYYSEAAGSVQPALLARGLRRVALDLGVEIHENTEMTSLDYGSPARIQTKGGSILAGKVILALNAWMLDHFKEFKHSIVVVSSDMVVTKPIPKKLKQFGPEKGAAVVDSRIFVHYYRDTQDGRLMLGKGGNKFSFANKVETMFNQTTDYLPILHQSFQKLFPKLEQSEFDYNWSGGSDRSVTGLPFFGNLKDQPNIYYGLGYSGNGVAQTRMGGKTLSSMVLGVDNEWTRSGLTSGPRGYFPPEPFRWVGAMMVRDAVRRKENAEDANQRPMWLDKQLAKLAGAAGKADKVES